One window from the genome of Elaeis guineensis isolate ETL-2024a chromosome 5, EG11, whole genome shotgun sequence encodes:
- the LOC105033339 gene encoding F-box/kelch-repeat protein At5g26960 codes for MAETCNSRSFSWLVKSCLPDPRREIARAPPENPHCRRPAAVSPAAASPISSLPDDLLLECLSRVPLSSLPSLPLVCRRFSLLLDSAAFLDLRRAHGRLRRTLHALSFSDLGLLVSAAIPADDPAAVAWDCASPIPLPPQILDGSFSHARLAAVGRSIYIIGRGATLRYDTWTGAVAPRAPTLFARKKFAAAAIGGKIYVAGGTARTSAVEEYDPAADAWRVVADAPLRRYGCVAAAAGGVFYVIGGLRVGGREAAGSLDAHVCAGSMDAYRVGTGAWVRGRAGAAAAAVAVVPGGGCVVGACGVGTYVYVLASHAVEVSFWRWEVGRGRRVGEWTRLEPPPVPGRGRLGGAVRFSCAAVGEDKVVALAHVPSTAGAEGAVLVYDIAGGEWTRGPDLPRGLRRAAFAFVEC; via the coding sequence ATGGCCGAGACTTGTAATTCTCGAAGCTTCTCTTGGCTCGTGAAGTCCTGCCTCCCCGATCCCCGCCGGGAGATCGCCAGAGCCCCGCCGGAGAACCCCCACTGCCGACGGCCCGCCGCCGTCTCCCCCGCCGCCGCGTCCCCCATCTCCTCCCTCCCCGACGATCTCCTTCTGGAGTGTCTGTCTAGGGTTCCGCTCTCTTCCCTCCCTTCCCTTCCCCTCGTCTGCCGACGCTTCTCCCTGCTCCTTGATTCCGCCGCCTTCCTCGACCTCCGCCGCGCCCACGGCCGCCTTCGCCGCACCCTCCACGCCCTCTCCTTCTCCGATCTTGGCCTCCTCGTCTCCGCAGCCATCCCCGCCGATGACCCCGCCGCCGTCGCCTGGGACTGCGCATCTCCGATTCCCCTCCCTCCCCAGATCCTCGATGGATCCTTCTCCCACGCTCGCCTCGCCGCCGTCGGCCGCTCGATCTACATCATTGGCCGCGGCGCGACCCTCCGGTACGACACGTGGACGGGCGCGGTCGCCCCCCGTGCGCCGACCCTCTTCGCTCGCAAGAAATTCGCCGCCGCTGCGATCGGCGGCAAGATCTACGTCGCCGGCGGCACCGCCCGGACTTCTGCGGTGGAAGAGTACGATCCAGCAGCGGACGCTTGGCGGGTGGTGGCGGACGCCCCCCTGCGGCGGTACGGGTGCGTCGCCGCTGCCGCCGGCGGTGTGTTCTACGTCATCGGCGGGCTGAGGGTCGGTGGCCGGGAGGCAGCGGGGAGCCTAGATGCGCACGTATGCGCGGGGTCCATGGACGCGTACCGTGTGGGGACGGGGGCATGGGTGAGGGGGCGGGctggggcggcggcggcggcggtggcggtgGTGCCGGGCGGCGGGTGCGTGGTTGGGGCGTGCGGGGTGGGGACGTATGTGTACGTGCTGGCGAGCCACGCGGTGGAGGTGTCGTTCTGGAGGTGGGAGGTGGGGCGGGGGCGGAGGGTTGGGGAGTGGACGCGGCTCGAGCCACCGCCGGTGCCGGGCCGGGGCCGGCTGGGCGGGGCGGTCCGGTTCAGCTGCGCCGCCGTGGGGGAGGACAAGGTGGTGGCTCTGGCCCACGTCCCCTCCACAGCTGGCGCGGAGGGAGCGGTGCTGGTCTACGACATCGCCGGCGGCGAGTGGACCCGTGGGCCGGACCTCCCGCGGGGGCTCCGCCGCGCCGCGTTCGCTTTCGTCGAGTGCTAG